Proteins encoded within one genomic window of Mesorhizobium sp. AR10:
- the rpsD gene encoding 30S ribosomal protein S4: MSKRESAKYKIDRRLGENIWGRPKSPVNKREYGPGQHGQRRKGKLSDFGLQLRAKQKLKGHYGDVSEKQFRKVYEEADRRKGDTSENLIGLLESRLDAVVYRAKFVPTIFAARQFVNHGHVNVNGKRVNIGSYRCKPGDVVEVREKSKQLVIVLESVGLAERDVPDYIDADHNKMVATFARIPGLADVPFAVQMEPNLVVEFYSR; the protein is encoded by the coding sequence ATGAGCAAGCGCGAATCCGCGAAGTACAAGATCGACCGCCGTCTCGGCGAAAACATCTGGGGCCGCCCGAAGTCCCCGGTCAACAAGCGTGAATATGGTCCCGGCCAGCACGGCCAGCGCCGCAAGGGCAAGCTTTCCGATTTCGGCCTGCAGCTGCGCGCCAAGCAGAAGCTGAAGGGTCACTATGGCGACGTTTCGGAAAAGCAGTTCCGCAAGGTCTATGAAGAGGCCGATCGCCGCAAGGGCGACACCTCGGAGAACCTGATCGGTCTGCTCGAGTCGCGCCTCGACGCGGTCGTCTACCGCGCCAAGTTCGTGCCGACCATCTTCGCTGCCCGTCAGTTCGTCAATCACGGCCACGTCAACGTCAACGGCAAGCGCGTCAACATCGGCTCGTACCGCTGCAAGCCGGGCGACGTCGTCGAAGTGCGCGAGAAGTCGAAGCAGCTGGTCATCGTGCTGGAATCGGTGGGTCTGGCCGAACGCGACGTGCCTGACTACATCGACGCCGATCACAACAAGATGGTCGCGACCTTCGCGCGCATCCCCGGCCTGGCGGACGTCCCCTTCGCCGTGCAGATGGAACCGAACCTGGTCGTCGAATTCTATTCGCGCTGA
- a CDS encoding DUF1127 domain-containing protein, which translates to MDTIETISYARLGARTSGQRTYVSRLVLVVSSLASRIGNLLERRRSRLALLEMTDDQLKDIGVSRCDAHREGLRPFWD; encoded by the coding sequence ATGGATACAATCGAGACAATCAGCTATGCCCGGCTTGGAGCCCGCACGTCCGGCCAGCGAACCTATGTCAGCCGCCTTGTGCTTGTGGTCAGCTCACTCGCGAGCCGGATTGGCAACCTGCTGGAGCGCCGGCGCAGCCGTCTGGCCTTGCTGGAGATGACCGACGATCAGCTGAAGGATATCGGCGTCTCGCGTTGCGACGCCCACCGTGAAGGTCTCAGGCCTTTCTGGGACTGA
- a CDS encoding DUF3008 family protein translates to MPATSKAQQKAAGAALSAKRGETKKSELQGASKSMYESMSEKQLEEFAETKRKGLPEKKSKH, encoded by the coding sequence ATGCCAGCCACATCCAAAGCCCAGCAAAAGGCCGCCGGCGCGGCCCTGTCCGCCAAGCGCGGCGAGACGAAGAAGAGCGAGCTTCAAGGCGCGTCTAAGTCGATGTACGAATCCATGAGCGAAAAACAGCTCGAGGAATTTGCCGAGACCAAGCGCAAGGGCCTGCCCGAAAAGAAATCCAAACACTGA
- a CDS encoding PLP-dependent aminotransferase family protein → MTNWLPDLTAGSGPLYQRLADSIESDIDRGVIDAGAKLPPQRDLAYDIGTTVGTVGRAYQLLRERGLVSGEVGRGTYVLAQQSEAVKPEFLEPGTQGTRYVDAPPGKLRFDSTAAPDIGQGAIVADVLSRTVQDHPHEISSYVREFPGHWFEAGARWLSRNSFRPTADAIVPTLGTHAAVMAAIAALTTPGDYVAFEHLTYSQISRSAGLIGRRTALVASDEEGIDPQDFERVCAQKHPKMMFLMPTAQNPTLVTLSAARREAIARVAREYNVVLIEDDLYGDLTDDPTPLLAEYAPERTIVAGGLSKSVAAGVRGGWLSCPPAYRHRIRVAHKMMTGGMPFLLAEVNARLVLSGHASEIRKRCIVEINARIAIVREMLAGFDFKAQDNVPFVWLTLPDPWLSGTFKNACLEHGVLIDDEDEFKAGRSEQVFHGVRFGVSQPRHSKDVAGGVAVIRRLLDEGRAGYDSFS, encoded by the coding sequence ATGACAAATTGGCTTCCCGATCTCACCGCCGGTTCCGGTCCCCTCTATCAGCGCCTTGCTGACAGCATTGAGTCAGATATCGACCGGGGCGTGATCGACGCCGGGGCAAAACTGCCGCCGCAGCGGGACCTGGCCTACGACATCGGCACCACCGTAGGCACGGTCGGCAGGGCGTATCAGTTGCTGCGCGAGCGTGGGCTGGTCAGTGGCGAGGTTGGACGCGGAACCTATGTTCTGGCCCAGCAGTCGGAGGCGGTAAAGCCCGAATTCCTCGAGCCCGGCACGCAAGGCACGCGCTATGTCGATGCGCCGCCCGGCAAGCTGCGCTTCGACAGCACGGCGGCGCCCGACATCGGCCAGGGCGCCATTGTCGCCGATGTGCTGTCGCGCACGGTGCAGGATCATCCGCACGAGATTTCAAGCTATGTCAGGGAATTCCCGGGCCACTGGTTCGAGGCCGGCGCGCGCTGGCTTTCGCGAAATTCCTTTCGCCCGACCGCCGACGCGATCGTTCCGACGCTGGGCACCCATGCCGCGGTGATGGCAGCCATCGCGGCGCTGACCACGCCCGGCGACTATGTCGCCTTCGAGCATCTGACCTACTCGCAGATTTCCCGCAGCGCCGGGCTGATCGGCCGGCGGACGGCGCTGGTGGCGTCGGACGAGGAAGGCATCGATCCCCAGGATTTCGAGCGCGTCTGTGCGCAGAAGCACCCGAAGATGATGTTCCTGATGCCGACGGCCCAGAACCCGACACTGGTGACGCTGTCGGCGGCACGGCGCGAGGCGATCGCGCGCGTCGCGCGTGAATACAATGTCGTCCTGATCGAGGACGATCTCTATGGCGACCTGACCGACGACCCGACACCCCTGCTCGCCGAATATGCCCCCGAACGCACCATCGTTGCCGGCGGGCTGTCGAAGTCGGTCGCGGCGGGCGTTCGCGGCGGCTGGCTCTCTTGCCCGCCGGCCTATCGCCACCGCATCCGCGTTGCGCACAAGATGATGACCGGCGGCATGCCCTTCCTCCTGGCCGAAGTTAACGCCCGGCTGGTGCTGTCCGGCCATGCCAGCGAGATCCGCAAGCGCTGCATCGTCGAGATCAACGCCCGCATCGCCATCGTGCGCGAGATGCTGGCCGGCTTCGACTTCAAGGCACAGGACAACGTACCGTTCGTCTGGCTCACCCTGCCCGATCCCTGGCTCTCCGGCACCTTCAAGAATGCCTGCCTCGAACATGGCGTGCTCATCGACGACGAGGATGAGTTCAAGGCCGGCCGTTCCGAGCAGGTCTTTCACGGCGTCCGTTTCGGCGTTTCGCAGCCAAGACACAGCAAGGATGTCGCCGGCGGCGTTGCGGTGATCCGGCGGCTGCTCGATGAAGGCCGCGCCGGCTACGACAGTTTTTCCTGA
- the purL gene encoding phosphoribosylformylglycinamidine synthase subunit PurL, whose amino-acid sequence MTISNSVPITPELIAAHGLKPDEYQRILDLVGREPSFTELGIFSAMWNEHCSYKSSKKWLRTLPTTGPQVIQGPGENAGVVDIGDGDCVVFKMESHNHPSYIEPYQGAATGVGGILRDVFTMGARPIAAMNALRFGAPDHPKTKHLVSGVVSGVGGYGNAFGVPTVGGEVNFDARYNGNILVNAFAAGLARTDAIFLSEAKGVGLPVVYLGAKTGRDGVGGATMASAEFDDKIDEKRPTVQVGDPFTEKCLLEACLELMASGAVIAIQDMGAAGLTCSAVEMGAKGDLGIELDLDMVPVREERMSAYEMMLSESQERMLMVLRPEKEKEAEAIFHKWGLDFAIVGKTTDDLRFRVLHQGDEVANLPIKDLGDKAPEYDRPWTEPKKPTPLAASDVPQADVADALLKLLGGPDLSSRRWVWEQYDTLIQGNSLQLPGGDAGVVRIEGHPTKALAFSSDVTPRYCEADPYEGGKQAVAECWRNLTATGALPLAATDNLNFGNPERPEIMGQMVGAVKGIGDACRTLGFPIVSGNVSLYNETNGQGILPTPTIGGVGLIADWSKMVRVGFAAEGQMILLVGAPRMWGTHLGQSVYMRDIHARTDGPPPPVDLDHEKRVGDHVRALIASGIVTSAHDVSDGGIAVALAEMAMASGIGATIPGLVEADPIPVWFGEDQGRYLLTLSIDPQGDEWDAIREQQSKLGIFAPWIGSTGGRELKLGEARAIPVSELTAAHESWFPRFMGN is encoded by the coding sequence ATGACCATTTCCAATTCCGTGCCGATCACCCCGGAACTCATTGCCGCGCACGGGCTGAAGCCCGACGAATACCAGCGCATCCTCGACCTGGTCGGGCGCGAGCCGAGCTTTACCGAACTCGGCATCTTCTCGGCGATGTGGAACGAGCACTGTTCCTACAAATCCTCGAAAAAGTGGCTGCGCACGCTGCCCACAACCGGGCCGCAGGTCATCCAGGGCCCCGGCGAGAATGCCGGCGTGGTCGACATCGGCGACGGCGACTGCGTCGTCTTCAAGATGGAGAGCCACAACCACCCGTCCTACATCGAGCCCTATCAGGGGGCGGCGACCGGCGTCGGCGGCATCCTGCGCGATGTCTTCACCATGGGCGCGCGGCCGATCGCGGCGATGAACGCGCTGCGCTTCGGCGCGCCTGACCATCCCAAGACCAAGCACCTCGTCTCCGGCGTCGTTTCCGGCGTCGGCGGCTACGGCAACGCATTCGGCGTACCGACGGTCGGCGGCGAGGTCAATTTCGACGCCCGATACAACGGCAACATCCTGGTCAACGCCTTTGCGGCGGGCCTTGCCAGGACCGACGCGATCTTCCTGTCGGAAGCCAAGGGTGTCGGCCTGCCGGTCGTCTATCTCGGCGCCAAGACCGGCCGCGACGGCGTCGGCGGCGCTACCATGGCGTCTGCCGAATTCGACGACAAGATCGACGAGAAGCGTCCCACCGTCCAGGTTGGCGACCCCTTTACCGAGAAATGCCTGTTGGAGGCCTGCCTCGAACTGATGGCGTCCGGCGCCGTCATCGCCATCCAGGACATGGGTGCCGCCGGCCTCACCTGCTCGGCGGTCGAAATGGGCGCCAAGGGCGATCTCGGCATCGAACTCGATCTCGACATGGTGCCGGTGCGCGAGGAGCGCATGAGCGCCTACGAGATGATGCTGTCGGAAAGCCAGGAGCGCATGCTGATGGTGCTGCGCCCGGAAAAAGAGAAGGAAGCCGAGGCGATCTTCCACAAATGGGGCCTCGACTTCGCCATTGTCGGCAAGACCACCGACGATCTGCGCTTTCGCGTGCTGCACCAGGGCGACGAAGTCGCCAATCTGCCGATCAAGGACCTTGGCGACAAGGCGCCGGAATATGACCGCCCCTGGACCGAGCCGAAGAAGCCGACGCCGCTCGCTGCAAGCGACGTTCCACAAGCCGACGTTGCCGATGCGCTGTTGAAACTGCTGGGCGGACCAGACCTGTCCTCGCGCCGCTGGGTGTGGGAGCAGTACGACACGCTGATCCAGGGCAATTCGCTGCAGCTTCCGGGCGGCGATGCCGGCGTGGTGCGCATCGAAGGCCATCCGACCAAGGCGCTGGCCTTCTCCTCCGACGTGACGCCGCGCTATTGCGAGGCCGACCCCTACGAAGGCGGCAAGCAAGCGGTGGCCGAATGCTGGCGCAATCTGACCGCCACCGGCGCCTTGCCGCTCGCTGCCACCGACAACCTCAATTTCGGCAATCCGGAACGGCCCGAGATCATGGGCCAGATGGTCGGCGCGGTAAAAGGCATCGGCGACGCCTGCCGCACGCTCGGCTTTCCGATCGTCTCCGGCAACGTCTCGCTCTACAACGAGACCAACGGGCAAGGCATCTTGCCGACCCCGACCATCGGTGGCGTCGGACTGATTGCCGACTGGTCGAAGATGGTGCGGGTCGGCTTTGCCGCCGAGGGCCAGATGATCCTGCTGGTTGGCGCGCCGCGCATGTGGGGAACGCATCTCGGCCAGTCGGTCTATATGCGCGACATCCATGCGCGCACCGACGGCCCGCCGCCGCCGGTCGACCTCGACCATGAAAAACGCGTCGGCGACCATGTGCGCGCGCTGATCGCATCCGGCATCGTCACATCGGCGCATGACGTTTCCGATGGCGGAATCGCGGTGGCGCTGGCCGAAATGGCGATGGCCTCCGGCATCGGTGCAACCATCCCCGGCCTCGTCGAGGCCGACCCGATCCCGGTCTGGTTCGGCGAGGATCAGGGCCGCTACCTCCTGACGCTGTCGATCGATCCACAGGGCGACGAATGGGACGCCATCCGCGAGCAGCAAAGCAAGCTCGGCATCTTCGCGCCGTGGATCGGCTCGACCGGCGGCCGCGAATTGAAACTGGGCGAGGCGCGTGCGATACCGGTCAGTGAATTGACCGCTGCCCACGAATCCTGGTTTCCTCGCTTCATGGGAAACTGA
- the ttcA gene encoding tRNA 2-thiocytidine(32) synthetase TtcA, with product MNMLPDAKSLEPVADAEGGFHPLFADVPSSVEFNKLRKRLLRLTRQAIEDFAMVRPGDRWLVALSGGKDSYGLLAVLLDLKWRGLLPVELLACNLDQGQPNFPKHILPDYLDGHGIPHRIEYQDTYSVVTDKLPEGSTYCSLCSRLRRGHLYRIAREEGCSALVLGHHREDILETFFMNLFHGGRLAAMPPKLLNDEGDVMVLRPLAYCAEPDLEKFAGAMKFPIIPCDLCGSQEGLQRNAMKAMLDDLEKRMPGRKDTMIRAMANVRPSHMLDRKLFDFAALNETLNARQDAPDDI from the coding sequence ATGAACATGCTGCCAGACGCCAAATCACTTGAACCGGTCGCCGACGCCGAAGGCGGCTTTCATCCGCTGTTTGCCGATGTGCCGTCCTCCGTCGAGTTCAACAAGCTGCGCAAGCGGCTGCTGCGGCTTACTCGCCAGGCGATCGAGGATTTCGCCATGGTGAGGCCCGGCGACCGCTGGCTGGTAGCCCTGTCCGGCGGCAAGGATTCCTACGGCCTGCTCGCCGTGCTACTCGATCTCAAATGGCGCGGGCTGCTGCCGGTCGAGCTGCTGGCCTGCAATCTCGACCAGGGCCAGCCGAATTTTCCAAAACACATTCTGCCCGATTATCTCGACGGCCACGGCATCCCGCATCGCATCGAATATCAGGACACCTATTCGGTGGTCACCGACAAGCTCCCAGAGGGCAGCACCTATTGTTCGCTGTGCTCGAGGCTCAGGCGCGGCCACCTCTACCGTATCGCGCGCGAGGAAGGTTGCTCGGCACTGGTGCTCGGCCACCACCGCGAGGACATTCTGGAAACCTTCTTCATGAACCTGTTCCATGGCGGCCGACTTGCCGCCATGCCGCCAAAGCTGCTCAACGACGAGGGCGACGTCATGGTGTTGCGGCCACTGGCCTATTGCGCCGAGCCCGATCTCGAAAAATTCGCCGGCGCCATGAAGTTCCCGATCATTCCTTGCGACCTTTGCGGCAGCCAGGAAGGCCTGCAGCGCAATGCCATGAAGGCAATGCTCGACGATTTGGAAAAGCGCATGCCCGGTCGCAAGGACACGATGATCCGCGCCATGGCCAATGTGCGGCCCTCGCATATGCTCGACAGAAAACTGTTCGATTTCGCTGCCCTCAACGAAACCCTCAATGCAAGGCAAGACGCTCCCGATGACATTTGA
- a CDS encoding BolA/IbaG family iron-sulfur metabolism protein, translated as MAMDAHDIEKLIKEGIPDAKVTIRDLAGDGDHYAAEVVAESFRGKSRVQQHQMVYDALKGNMGGVLHALALQTSVPD; from the coding sequence ATGGCAATGGATGCCCACGACATCGAGAAGCTGATCAAGGAAGGCATTCCAGACGCCAAGGTGACGATTCGCGATCTGGCCGGCGACGGCGATCACTACGCAGCCGAGGTGGTGGCCGAAAGCTTTCGTGGCAAGAGCCGCGTCCAGCAGCACCAGATGGTCTATGACGCGCTGAAGGGCAATATGGGCGGCGTGCTGCACGCGCTCGCCCTGCAGACCAGCGTGCCGGACTGA
- a CDS encoding RNA methyltransferase, with protein MPANDDPDKIPAAGPAIILVEPQLGENIGMVARAMANFGLAELRLVNPRDGWPSEKARAAASRADHVIDAVTVFDDLAAAVADLNFVVATTARERDGFKPVRGPVEAGRALRARHATGQRTGILFGRERFGLYNDEVGLADEIVTFPVDPAFSSLNIAQAALLMSYEWMKSGLEDETKTNFSSPDMLPATKEQLHGLFAYLEGALEARGYFRPAPKKPKMVDNLRAVLTRAGFAEPELKVLRGIISSLDRFSPAMPRGDGSPGDDPRRIPAAAARAAKAAEKDKADKD; from the coding sequence ATGCCAGCCAACGACGACCCCGACAAAATTCCCGCCGCAGGCCCGGCGATCATCCTGGTCGAGCCGCAGCTTGGCGAGAACATTGGCATGGTCGCCCGCGCCATGGCCAATTTCGGCCTTGCCGAACTGCGTCTCGTCAATCCGCGCGACGGCTGGCCGAGCGAGAAGGCGCGCGCCGCAGCGAGCCGCGCCGACCATGTCATCGATGCCGTCACGGTTTTTGACGATCTGGCCGCGGCGGTCGCCGATCTCAATTTTGTCGTGGCCACGACGGCGCGCGAGCGCGACGGCTTCAAGCCGGTTCGCGGACCGGTCGAGGCGGGCAGGGCGCTGAGGGCACGCCATGCGACGGGCCAGCGCACCGGTATCCTGTTCGGCCGCGAGCGTTTCGGCCTCTACAATGACGAAGTCGGTCTCGCCGACGAGATCGTCACCTTTCCGGTCGATCCCGCCTTCTCCTCGCTGAACATCGCCCAGGCCGCGCTGCTGATGTCGTATGAATGGATGAAATCCGGCCTGGAGGACGAGACGAAAACCAATTTCTCCAGCCCCGACATGCTGCCGGCGACCAAGGAACAGCTGCACGGCCTGTTCGCCTATCTGGAAGGTGCGCTCGAAGCGCGCGGCTATTTCCGCCCGGCGCCGAAGAAGCCGAAGATGGTCGACAATCTGCGCGCGGTGCTGACGCGCGCCGGCTTTGCCGAGCCGGAGTTGAAGGTGCTGCGCGGCATCATCTCGTCGCTGGACAGGTTTTCGCCGGCGATGCCGCGCGGAGACGGGTCGCCTGGAGATGATCCGCGACGGATTCCGGCAGCGGCGGCGCGTGCCGCCAAGGCGGCAGAAAAAGACAAGGCAGACAAAGACTAG
- a CDS encoding Pr6Pr family membrane protein: MGRFLQIAGLVIGLAGLVLQFCITVPASMEAGRSLLGSIVYLFSFFTILTNIGAVLVHTSLLSSSGYAWLPAFAGRRMRAGVAVSIALVFIVYATVLAQLWQPQGLFLFCDVLLHYVTPVLFVLWWLVAGADGRTRWRDISWWMIYPIAYLIYVLVRAPLSGEVPYPFLDVAKNGAVSVAVSALAVTGLFLLLCIIAVLVDRGVSRIRASSVR; encoded by the coding sequence ATGGGCCGGTTCCTGCAGATTGCGGGTCTGGTCATCGGTCTGGCCGGGCTTGTCCTGCAATTCTGCATTACTGTTCCAGCGTCGATGGAAGCCGGCCGCAGTCTGCTCGGCTCCATCGTCTACCTGTTCAGCTTCTTCACCATCCTGACCAATATCGGCGCAGTGCTGGTCCACACCTCTCTTCTGTCCTCCAGCGGCTATGCCTGGCTGCCGGCCTTTGCCGGGCGACGAATGCGGGCGGGCGTCGCGGTTTCAATCGCGCTGGTATTCATTGTTTATGCCACGGTTCTGGCGCAGCTCTGGCAGCCACAAGGGCTGTTCCTGTTTTGCGACGTCCTCCTGCACTATGTGACGCCGGTGCTGTTTGTGCTGTGGTGGCTGGTGGCCGGCGCCGACGGCAGAACGCGGTGGCGCGACATTTCCTGGTGGATGATCTATCCGATCGCCTACCTGATCTACGTGCTGGTGCGGGCGCCACTATCAGGCGAAGTGCCCTACCCGTTCCTCGATGTCGCCAAGAACGGCGCGGTCAGCGTCGCTGTCTCAGCGCTGGCCGTCACCGGGCTTTTTCTCCTGCTGTGCATCATCGCAGTCCTTGTGGACCGCGGCGTTTCACGCATCAGGGCGTCGAGCGTGCGCTAG
- the grxD gene encoding Grx4 family monothiol glutaredoxin has translation MSGINDYIDSEVKGNDVVLFMKGTPGFPQCGFSGQVVQILDYIGADYKGVDVLTSAELRQGIKEYSNWPTIPQLYVKGEFVGGCDIIREMFQAGELQTFLVEKGVSVKGAA, from the coding sequence ATGAGCGGCATCAACGACTACATCGACAGTGAAGTGAAGGGCAATGACGTCGTCCTTTTCATGAAGGGCACGCCCGGTTTCCCGCAATGCGGATTTTCCGGTCAGGTCGTGCAGATCCTCGATTACATCGGCGCTGACTATAAGGGCGTCGACGTGCTGACCTCGGCCGAGTTGCGCCAGGGCATCAAGGAATATTCCAACTGGCCGACGATCCCGCAGCTCTACGTCAAGGGCGAATTCGTTGGCGGTTGCGACATCATCCGCGAGATGTTCCAGGCCGGCGAGCTGCAGACGTTCCTCGTCGAGAAGGGCGTGAGCGTCAAAGGCGCCGCCTGA
- the murI gene encoding glutamate racemase: MTDPSNTRPILMFDSGIGGLTVLREARVLMPDRRFVYVADDAAFPYGAWEEPALNAHILGLFGALLERFDPEISVIPCNTASTLVIDALREKFPGHPFVGTVPAIKPAAERTRSGLVSVLATPGTVKRQYTRDLIGKWAQKCHVRLVGSDRLAPLAEIYMREGFVDEEIVREEIAPCFVERDGARTDIVVLGCTHYPFLANRMRKTAPWPVDWIDPAEAIARRAMSLLAPVDGPLPVGEPDIAVFTSGKVDFATSRLMQGFGLTIP, translated from the coding sequence ATGACCGATCCATCGAACACCCGCCCGATCCTGATGTTCGATTCCGGCATTGGCGGACTGACGGTGCTGCGCGAGGCCCGCGTGCTGATGCCAGACCGCCGCTTCGTCTATGTCGCCGACGACGCTGCCTTCCCTTATGGCGCGTGGGAAGAGCCAGCGCTCAACGCCCACATACTTGGCCTGTTCGGCGCGCTCCTGGAAAGATTCGATCCGGAGATTTCGGTCATTCCATGCAACACCGCTTCGACATTGGTGATCGATGCGCTGCGCGAGAAATTCCCCGGCCATCCCTTTGTCGGCACGGTGCCGGCAATCAAGCCGGCCGCTGAACGGACGCGATCAGGCCTGGTCTCGGTTCTGGCGACGCCGGGCACGGTGAAGCGCCAGTACACGCGCGACCTGATCGGCAAATGGGCGCAGAAATGCCATGTGCGGCTGGTTGGCTCCGACCGCCTGGCGCCGCTGGCTGAAATCTACATGCGCGAGGGATTTGTCGACGAGGAGATCGTCCGCGAGGAGATCGCTCCATGCTTTGTCGAAAGGGATGGCGCGCGCACCGACATCGTCGTGCTGGGCTGCACACATTATCCGTTTCTGGCCAACCGGATGCGCAAGACCGCGCCCTGGCCGGTAGACTGGATCGATCCCGCCGAAGCGATTGCTCGCCGCGCGATGTCGCTGCTCGCGCCGGTCGACGGACCTCTGCCGGTGGGGGAGCCCGACATCGCTGTCTTCACCTCGGGCAAGGTGGATTTCGCCACCAGCCGGCTGATGCAGGGGTTTGGGCTGACGATTCCCTGA
- a CDS encoding multidrug effflux MFS transporter, translated as MDQQSEAPQRASNLPIPRWEFIALCAALMALNSLAIDIMLPALQQIGASLGVENENHRQYVITAYILGFGGGQLFFGPISDRFGRRAPLVAGLVIYVAAAGAAAIAPSFATLLLCRLVQGIGAAATRVIAVSIVRDTFDGRRMAEVMSLIFMVFMAIPVVAPGIGQLIMLFATWHWIFITMAVGALVVSAWSLLRLPETLHPEYRRPLTVASVVGGFRIVLTNRIALCYAFASTFVFGAMFGFIASAQQIYVDVFNVGEMFPVIFAGVAGVLAFSNYLNARLVGRIGMRRLSQGALLLFLAISLAWLMVSLEMKMPLWLFITFFALAMLPFGALGANFNALAMEPLGQLAGTASSILGFMQTFLGGILGTLIGQAFNGTVTPLAAGFCSVSVAALLMIFIAERGKLFQPHNPPV; from the coding sequence GTGGACCAGCAATCAGAAGCGCCGCAACGGGCAAGCAATTTGCCCATTCCGCGCTGGGAATTCATTGCGCTGTGCGCAGCGCTGATGGCGCTGAACTCACTGGCCATCGACATCATGCTGCCGGCGCTGCAGCAGATCGGCGCCTCGCTGGGCGTGGAAAATGAAAACCATCGCCAGTATGTCATCACCGCCTACATCCTGGGCTTTGGCGGCGGGCAGCTTTTCTTCGGGCCGATCTCCGACCGTTTTGGGCGCCGCGCGCCGCTGGTCGCCGGACTGGTGATCTATGTCGCCGCGGCGGGTGCGGCGGCAATCGCCCCGTCATTCGCCACGCTTCTCCTGTGCAGGCTGGTGCAAGGTATCGGTGCCGCCGCCACGCGCGTGATTGCTGTCTCGATCGTGCGCGATACGTTCGACGGCCGGCGCATGGCCGAGGTAATGTCGCTGATCTTCATGGTGTTCATGGCAATTCCGGTCGTTGCCCCCGGCATCGGCCAATTGATCATGCTGTTCGCGACCTGGCATTGGATCTTCATCACCATGGCCGTCGGCGCACTGGTCGTCTCGGCCTGGTCGCTGCTGCGCCTGCCTGAGACGCTGCATCCCGAATATCGCCGGCCGCTGACGGTCGCGTCCGTCGTCGGCGGTTTCCGCATCGTGCTGACCAACCGCATTGCGCTCTGCTATGCCTTCGCCAGCACCTTCGTCTTCGGCGCCATGTTCGGCTTCATCGCCTCGGCGCAGCAGATCTATGTCGACGTGTTCAACGTCGGCGAGATGTTCCCCGTCATCTTCGCGGGTGTCGCGGGCGTGCTCGCCTTCTCCAACTATTTGAACGCGCGCCTTGTCGGCCGCATCGGCATGCGCCGCCTGTCGCAGGGCGCGTTGCTGTTGTTTCTGGCCATCAGCCTTGCCTGGCTGATGGTTTCGCTGGAAATGAAGATGCCGCTCTGGCTCTTCATCACCTTCTTTGCCTTAGCGATGCTGCCGTTCGGCGCGTTGGGTGCGAACTTCAACGCACTCGCCATGGAGCCGCTTGGGCAACTGGCCGGCACGGCGTCGTCCATTCTGGGCTTCATGCAGACCTTCCTCGGCGGCATACTCGGTACACTGATCGGCCAGGCTTTCAACGGCACGGTGACGCCGCTGGCCGCCGGCTTCTGCAGCGTTTCGGTTGCCGCGCTGCTGATGATCTTCATCGCCGAGCGCGGCAAGCTGTTCCAGCCGCACAACCCGCCGGTCTAG
- a CDS encoding phosphodiester glycosidase family protein has product MKRRHRAAIVIGVLLVALALIWWFRQPVRPPIIVGGELPAPCRSINFEAVPYIVCEIDLRAYDIGVFHAGADGKAFGSLDKFDKALANEGRPVLLAMNAGMYHQDLTPVGLLIEDGHEKAPLNRADGEGNFFLKPNGEFLVGKDGKAAILETDAYAAAKPDAAFATQSGPMLVIDGQLHPRFEPNGTSRYIRNGVGVRDENTVVLAISRSEVSLGSFARLFRDALNCPNALFLDGAVSALSNGERMLVGGNYPAGPIIAVSAKR; this is encoded by the coding sequence ATGAAAAGACGACATCGTGCGGCAATTGTGATTGGCGTTCTGCTGGTTGCGCTGGCCTTGATCTGGTGGTTCAGGCAGCCGGTTCGCCCACCCATCATCGTCGGTGGCGAACTGCCCGCACCGTGCCGGAGTATCAACTTCGAAGCGGTTCCTTACATCGTCTGCGAGATCGATCTTCGCGCCTATGACATTGGTGTCTTCCACGCCGGCGCCGACGGCAAGGCTTTCGGCTCGTTGGACAAATTCGACAAGGCGCTTGCCAACGAGGGTCGGCCGGTGCTGCTCGCCATGAACGCCGGCATGTATCATCAGGACCTGACGCCGGTCGGTCTTCTCATCGAAGACGGTCACGAAAAGGCGCCACTCAATCGCGCCGACGGCGAAGGCAATTTCTTCCTCAAGCCGAACGGTGAGTTCCTGGTCGGCAAGGACGGCAAGGCCGCGATCCTGGAGACGGACGCCTATGCCGCCGCAAAGCCGGATGCAGCGTTCGCCACGCAGTCCGGCCCGATGCTGGTGATCGACGGCCAGCTTCATCCTCGATTCGAGCCGAACGGCACGTCGCGTTACATCCGCAACGGCGTCGGCGTGCGCGACGAAAACACGGTCGTGCTGGCGATCTCGCGCTCCGAGGTCAGCCTCGGCAGCTTCGCACGCCTGTTCCGCGACGCGCTCAATTGTCCGAACGCGCTTTTCCTCGACGGGGCGGTGTCGGCGTTGTCGAATGGCGAGAGGATGCTCGTCGGTGGCAACTACCCTGCAGGACCGATCATCGCAGTGTCTGCGAAAAGGTGA